A window from Rhinolophus sinicus isolate RSC01 linkage group LG18, ASM3656204v1, whole genome shotgun sequence encodes these proteins:
- the BICDL2 gene encoding BICD family-like cargo adapter 2 isoform X2, producing the protein MSSPEGPSFPSGLLSGGASPSGDEGFFPFMLERRDSFLGGGPGPEEPEDLALQLQQKEKDLLLAAELGKMLLERNEELQRQLETLSTQHSEREERLQQENHELRQSLAARGAEWEARAVELEGDVEALRAQLGEQRSEQQDSGRERARALSELSEQNLRLSQQLAQASQSEQELRKELDGFRGQCQAQALAGAELRTQLESLQGENQMLQSRRQDLEAQIRGLREEVEKGQGRLQATHEELLILRRERREHSLELERARSEAGEALSTLRRLQRRVSELEEEARLQDADMSGASLQSELAYSLDSNQHQNADGHRDALTPETQEASSNQASPQEDSLEPPKKRTSLSPGEILEEKEAEVARLQDEIQLQRAELQSLREELQRQKELREQKDPEAALNSALSDREEAVNKVLELSLELSRVSLERDSLSRELLRTIRQKVALTQELEAWQDDMQVVIGQQLRSQRQKELSSAGSVPHRPAPRFSLRRGPGPAGGFFSNLFRRT; encoded by the exons ATGAGCTCCCCGGAAGGGCCAAGCTTCCCATCGGGGTTGCTCTCAGGGGGCGCCTCCCCCAGCGGCGACGAGGGTTTCTTTCCCTTCATGCTGGAGCGGCGGGACTCATTCCTGGGAGGTGGCCCAGGGCCTGAGGAGCCGGAGGACCTGGCCCTGCAGCTGCAGCAGAAGGAGAAAGACCTGCTGTTGGCCGCAGAGCTTGGCAAGATGCTTCTGGAGCGAAATGAGGAGCTGCAACGGCAGCTGGAGACGCTGAGCACCCAGCACTCTGAGCGTGAGGAA CGGCTGCAGCAGGAGAACCATGAGCTCCGTCAGAGCCTAGCAGCACGGGGAGCTGAGTGGGAGGCCAGGGCTGTGGAGCTTGAGGGGGACGTGGAGGCCCTGAGGGCCCAGCTGGGGGAACAGCGCTCGGAGCAGCAGGACAGTGGGCGTGAGCGGGCACGGGCCCTCAGTGAACTCAGTGAGCAGAACCTCCGGCTCAGCCAGCAACTGGCCCAG gcctcccaGAGTGAGCAGGAGCTTCGGAAGGAACTGGATGGCTTTCGGGGGCAGTGCCAGGCTCAGGCCCTGGCTGGGGCAGAGCTGAGGACACAGCTGGAGAGTCTGCAGGGCGAG AACCAGATGCTGCAGAGCCGCCGTCAGGACCTGGAAGCCCAGATCCGAGGCCTGCgtgaggaggtggagaagggCCAGGGCAGGCTACAGGCAACCCATGAGGAGCTGTTGATACTGCGGCGTGAGAGACGGGAGCACAGCCTGGAG CTGGAACGTGCGCGCTCCGAGGCCGGGGAGGCACTGAGCACGCTGCGGAGGCTGCAGAGGCGCGTCTCCGAGCTGGAGGAGGAGGCGCGCCTCCAGGACGCTGACATGTCAGGAGCCTCGCTGCAGTCAGAACTTGCCTACAGCCTCGACAGCAACCAGCACCAGAACGCGGATGGACACAGAGACGCCCTA ACCCCGGAGACCCAAGAGGCATCCAGTAACCAGGCTTCGCCCCAGGAGGACAGCTTGGAGCCTCCCAAGAAGCGAACATCCCTGAGCCCAGGGGAGATActggaggagaaggaggcagaagtGGCCCGGCTGCAGGATGAG ATCCAGCTGCAGCGGGCAGAGCTACAGTCCCTGCGGGAGGAGCTGCAAAGACAGAAGGAGCTACGGGAGCAGAAGGATCCCGAGGCGGCCCTAAACAGCGCCCTCTCAGACAGGGAGGAGGCCGTGAACAA GGTTCTGGAACTGTCCCTAGAGCTCAGCCGCGTCTCTTTGGAACGGGACTCCCTCTCCCGGGAGCTGCTTCGCACCATCCGCCAGAAGGTGGCGCTGACGCAGGAGCTGGAGGCCTGGCAG GACGACATGCAAGTGGTGATTGGACAGCAACTGCGCTCCCAACGCCAGAAAGAGCTGAGCTCGGCTGGATCAGTTCCGCATCGCCCCGCGCCCCGCTTCTCGTTACGCCGGGGCCCTGGGCCTGCCGGCGGCTTCTTCAGCAACCTCTTCCGAAGGACGTGA
- the BICDL2 gene encoding BICD family-like cargo adapter 2 isoform X1 codes for MSSPEGPSFPSGLLSGGASPSGDEGFFPFMLERRDSFLGGGPGPEEPEDLALQLQQKEKDLLLAAELGKMLLERNEELQRQLETLSTQHSEREERLQQENHELRQSLAARGAEWEARAVELEGDVEALRAQLGEQRSEQQDSGRERARALSELSEQNLRLSQQLAQASQSEQELRKELDGFRGQCQAQALAGAELRTQLESLQGENQMLQSRRQDLEAQIRGLREEVEKGQGRLQATHEELLILRRERREHSLEVTRGVGLERARSEAGEALSTLRRLQRRVSELEEEARLQDADMSGASLQSELAYSLDSNQHQNADGHRDALTPETQEASSNQASPQEDSLEPPKKRTSLSPGEILEEKEAEVARLQDEIQLQRAELQSLREELQRQKELREQKDPEAALNSALSDREEAVNKVLELSLELSRVSLERDSLSRELLRTIRQKVALTQELEAWQDDMQVVIGQQLRSQRQKELSSAGSVPHRPAPRFSLRRGPGPAGGFFSNLFRRT; via the exons ATGAGCTCCCCGGAAGGGCCAAGCTTCCCATCGGGGTTGCTCTCAGGGGGCGCCTCCCCCAGCGGCGACGAGGGTTTCTTTCCCTTCATGCTGGAGCGGCGGGACTCATTCCTGGGAGGTGGCCCAGGGCCTGAGGAGCCGGAGGACCTGGCCCTGCAGCTGCAGCAGAAGGAGAAAGACCTGCTGTTGGCCGCAGAGCTTGGCAAGATGCTTCTGGAGCGAAATGAGGAGCTGCAACGGCAGCTGGAGACGCTGAGCACCCAGCACTCTGAGCGTGAGGAA CGGCTGCAGCAGGAGAACCATGAGCTCCGTCAGAGCCTAGCAGCACGGGGAGCTGAGTGGGAGGCCAGGGCTGTGGAGCTTGAGGGGGACGTGGAGGCCCTGAGGGCCCAGCTGGGGGAACAGCGCTCGGAGCAGCAGGACAGTGGGCGTGAGCGGGCACGGGCCCTCAGTGAACTCAGTGAGCAGAACCTCCGGCTCAGCCAGCAACTGGCCCAG gcctcccaGAGTGAGCAGGAGCTTCGGAAGGAACTGGATGGCTTTCGGGGGCAGTGCCAGGCTCAGGCCCTGGCTGGGGCAGAGCTGAGGACACAGCTGGAGAGTCTGCAGGGCGAG AACCAGATGCTGCAGAGCCGCCGTCAGGACCTGGAAGCCCAGATCCGAGGCCTGCgtgaggaggtggagaagggCCAGGGCAGGCTACAGGCAACCCATGAGGAGCTGTTGATACTGCGGCGTGAGAGACGGGAGCACAGCCTGGAGGTGACCCGTGGGGTTGGG CTGGAACGTGCGCGCTCCGAGGCCGGGGAGGCACTGAGCACGCTGCGGAGGCTGCAGAGGCGCGTCTCCGAGCTGGAGGAGGAGGCGCGCCTCCAGGACGCTGACATGTCAGGAGCCTCGCTGCAGTCAGAACTTGCCTACAGCCTCGACAGCAACCAGCACCAGAACGCGGATGGACACAGAGACGCCCTA ACCCCGGAGACCCAAGAGGCATCCAGTAACCAGGCTTCGCCCCAGGAGGACAGCTTGGAGCCTCCCAAGAAGCGAACATCCCTGAGCCCAGGGGAGATActggaggagaaggaggcagaagtGGCCCGGCTGCAGGATGAG ATCCAGCTGCAGCGGGCAGAGCTACAGTCCCTGCGGGAGGAGCTGCAAAGACAGAAGGAGCTACGGGAGCAGAAGGATCCCGAGGCGGCCCTAAACAGCGCCCTCTCAGACAGGGAGGAGGCCGTGAACAA GGTTCTGGAACTGTCCCTAGAGCTCAGCCGCGTCTCTTTGGAACGGGACTCCCTCTCCCGGGAGCTGCTTCGCACCATCCGCCAGAAGGTGGCGCTGACGCAGGAGCTGGAGGCCTGGCAG GACGACATGCAAGTGGTGATTGGACAGCAACTGCGCTCCCAACGCCAGAAAGAGCTGAGCTCGGCTGGATCAGTTCCGCATCGCCCCGCGCCCCGCTTCTCGTTACGCCGGGGCCCTGGGCCTGCCGGCGGCTTCTTCAGCAACCTCTTCCGAAGGACGTGA
- the BICDL2 gene encoding BICD family-like cargo adapter 2 isoform X3 — protein sequence MGRGLNSARLRRQKRRLRPRVQKYRQQPERLQQENHELRQSLAARGAEWEARAVELEGDVEALRAQLGEQRSEQQDSGRERARALSELSEQNLRLSQQLAQASQSEQELRKELDGFRGQCQAQALAGAELRTQLESLQGENQMLQSRRQDLEAQIRGLREEVEKGQGRLQATHEELLILRRERREHSLEVTRGVGLERARSEAGEALSTLRRLQRRVSELEEEARLQDADMSGASLQSELAYSLDSNQHQNADGHRDALTPETQEASSNQASPQEDSLEPPKKRTSLSPGEILEEKEAEVARLQDEIQLQRAELQSLREELQRQKELREQKDPEAALNSALSDREEAVNKVLELSLELSRVSLERDSLSRELLRTIRQKVALTQELEAWQDDMQVVIGQQLRSQRQKELSSAGSVPHRPAPRFSLRRGPGPAGGFFSNLFRRT from the exons ATGGGTCGAGGCTTAAATTCTGCCAGACTCAGGCGCCAGAAACGGCGTCTGCGACCTCGGGTGCAAAAGTACAGGCAGCAGCCAGAG CGGCTGCAGCAGGAGAACCATGAGCTCCGTCAGAGCCTAGCAGCACGGGGAGCTGAGTGGGAGGCCAGGGCTGTGGAGCTTGAGGGGGACGTGGAGGCCCTGAGGGCCCAGCTGGGGGAACAGCGCTCGGAGCAGCAGGACAGTGGGCGTGAGCGGGCACGGGCCCTCAGTGAACTCAGTGAGCAGAACCTCCGGCTCAGCCAGCAACTGGCCCAG gcctcccaGAGTGAGCAGGAGCTTCGGAAGGAACTGGATGGCTTTCGGGGGCAGTGCCAGGCTCAGGCCCTGGCTGGGGCAGAGCTGAGGACACAGCTGGAGAGTCTGCAGGGCGAG AACCAGATGCTGCAGAGCCGCCGTCAGGACCTGGAAGCCCAGATCCGAGGCCTGCgtgaggaggtggagaagggCCAGGGCAGGCTACAGGCAACCCATGAGGAGCTGTTGATACTGCGGCGTGAGAGACGGGAGCACAGCCTGGAGGTGACCCGTGGGGTTGGG CTGGAACGTGCGCGCTCCGAGGCCGGGGAGGCACTGAGCACGCTGCGGAGGCTGCAGAGGCGCGTCTCCGAGCTGGAGGAGGAGGCGCGCCTCCAGGACGCTGACATGTCAGGAGCCTCGCTGCAGTCAGAACTTGCCTACAGCCTCGACAGCAACCAGCACCAGAACGCGGATGGACACAGAGACGCCCTA ACCCCGGAGACCCAAGAGGCATCCAGTAACCAGGCTTCGCCCCAGGAGGACAGCTTGGAGCCTCCCAAGAAGCGAACATCCCTGAGCCCAGGGGAGATActggaggagaaggaggcagaagtGGCCCGGCTGCAGGATGAG ATCCAGCTGCAGCGGGCAGAGCTACAGTCCCTGCGGGAGGAGCTGCAAAGACAGAAGGAGCTACGGGAGCAGAAGGATCCCGAGGCGGCCCTAAACAGCGCCCTCTCAGACAGGGAGGAGGCCGTGAACAA GGTTCTGGAACTGTCCCTAGAGCTCAGCCGCGTCTCTTTGGAACGGGACTCCCTCTCCCGGGAGCTGCTTCGCACCATCCGCCAGAAGGTGGCGCTGACGCAGGAGCTGGAGGCCTGGCAG GACGACATGCAAGTGGTGATTGGACAGCAACTGCGCTCCCAACGCCAGAAAGAGCTGAGCTCGGCTGGATCAGTTCCGCATCGCCCCGCGCCCCGCTTCTCGTTACGCCGGGGCCCTGGGCCTGCCGGCGGCTTCTTCAGCAACCTCTTCCGAAGGACGTGA
- the THOC6 gene encoding THO complex subunit 6 gives MERAVPHAVPLGQMEVFQALQRLHMTIFSQSVSPCGKFLAAGNNYGQIAIFSLSAALSSEAKEESKKPAVTFQAHDGPVYCMVSTDRHMFSAGDGEVKAWLWAEILKKGCKELWRRQPPYRTSLEVPEINALLLIPKENSLILAGGDCQLHMMDLETGSFTRALRGHTDYIHCLALRERSPEVLSGGEDGAVRLWDLRSAKEVQTIEVYKHEECSRPHNGRWIGCLATDSDWMVCGGGPALTLWHLRSSTPTTIFPMRAPQKHVTFYQDLILSAGQGPCVNQWQLSGELKAQVPGSSPGLLSLSLNQQPAAPECKVLTAAGNSCRVDVFTNLGYRAFSLSF, from the exons ATGGAGCGAGCTGTGCCCCACGCGGTGCCGCTGGGTCAG ATGGAAGTGTTTCAGGCCCTACAGCGGCTGCACATGACTATTTTCTCCCAGAGTGTCTCACCCTGTGGGAAGTTCCTGGCAGCTGGTAACAATTATGGGCAGATAGCCATCTTCAG CTTGTCTGCTGCTTTGAGCTCCGAGGCCAAAGAGGAAAGTAAAAAGCCCGCAGTGACCTTCCAAG CCCACGATGGGCCGGTCTACTGCATGGTCTCCACTGATCGACATATGTTCAGCGCTGGGGATGGGGAGGTGAAGGCCTGGCTTTGGGCAGAGATCCTCAAGAAG GGCTGCAAGGAGCTGTGGCGTCGTCAGCCCCCATACAG GACCAGCCTGGAAGTACCAGAAATCAATGCTTTGCTTCTCATCCCCAAG GAGAATTCGCTTATCCTGGCAGGGGGAGACTGCCAGTTGCATATGATGGACCTTGAGACAGGGAGCTTCACG AGGGCTCTCCGGGGCCACACAGACTATATCCACTGCCTGGCACTGCGGGAGCGGAGCCCCGAGGTGCTGTCAGGTGGCGAGGATGGTGCTGTGCGGCTTTGGG ATCTCCGCTCGGCCAAGGAGGTCCAGACGATCGAGGTCTATAAGCACGAG GAGTGCTCGAGGCCCCACAATGGGCGCTGGATTGGATGTTTGGCAACTGACTCAGATTGGATG GTTTGTGGAGGGGGCCCAGCACTCACCCTCTGGCACCTCCGTTCCTCTACGCCCACCACCATCTTCCCCATGCGGGCACCACAGAAGCACGTCACCTTCTACCAGGACCTG ATTCTGTCAGCCGGCCAGGGCCCCTGCGTCAACCAGTGGCAGCTGAGTGGGGAGCTTAAGGCGCAGGTGCCTGGCTCCTCCCCAGGGCTGCTCAGCCTTAGCCTGAACCAGCAGCCAGCAGCACCTGAGTGCAAG GTGCTGACAGCTGCAGGCAACAGCTGCCGGGTGGATGTCTTCACCAATCTGGGCTACCGTGCCTTCTCCCTGTCCTTCTGA